The Agromyces sp. LHK192 genome includes a window with the following:
- a CDS encoding DUF4190 domain-containing protein, with protein sequence MTTAFDTTAQAPQYAARPAETNGFSIASLVLGLVSILAGFTFFLPVAGVVLGILALRREPASRTMAIWGIVLNSIMLAGAVIGALFMLVVGAAFLPFAFLGLDGIPLGDALPFVGTQLSLF encoded by the coding sequence ATGACCACCGCATTCGACACCACCGCCCAGGCTCCGCAGTACGCGGCTCGGCCCGCGGAGACGAACGGCTTCAGCATCGCGAGCCTCGTGCTCGGTCTCGTCTCGATCCTGGCCGGCTTCACGTTCTTCCTGCCGGTCGCCGGCGTGGTGCTCGGCATCCTGGCCCTGCGCCGCGAGCCGGCGTCGCGCACGATGGCGATCTGGGGCATCGTGCTGAACTCGATCATGCTCGCCGGCGCGGTGATCGGGGCACTGTTCATGCTCGTGGTCGGTGCGGCATTCCTGCCCTTCGCGTTCCTGGGGCTCGACGGGATCCCGCTCGGCGACGCCCTGCCGTTCGTCGGCACGCAGCTCTCGCTCTTCTGA
- a CDS encoding aspartate ammonia-lyase, whose amino-acid sequence MEAHVQQQSPPVATRTETDSLGEVEVPADAYWGVHTMRALENFPISKRPISVYPELVVALAQVKQAAARANREVGVLDPKKHALIDEACQRIIDGELHDQFVVGVIQGGAGTSTNMNANEVITNLALEIAGYPKARYDVLHPIDDVNRSQSTNDTYPTALKLAMTASLTTMLAELDQLRIAFARKGREFHHILKVGRTQLQDAVPMTLGQEFHGFATTLGEDIARLRETIKLLSEVSLGATAIGTGITADPGYAAAAVRHLSEITGRRLETAPDLIEATSDTGVFMTFSSALKRSAIKLSKICNDLRLLSSGPQAGFAEINLPPRQAGSSIMPGKVNPVIPEAVSQVAYAIAGADLTVTMAAENGQLQLNAFEPVIAHSLLQSITWMRQACWTLRVNCVDGITANTERLELMVGSSVGVITALIPFIGYAEAAKLAKAALATGRPVADLVVEAGLMTRAAVEQQFEADRLSGVRPITQAIPVAQLKAEPHE is encoded by the coding sequence ATGGAGGCGCACGTGCAGCAGCAGAGCCCGCCGGTCGCCACCCGCACCGAGACCGATTCGCTGGGCGAGGTCGAGGTCCCCGCAGACGCGTACTGGGGCGTCCACACCATGCGCGCGCTCGAGAACTTCCCGATCTCGAAGCGGCCCATCTCGGTGTACCCCGAGCTGGTCGTCGCCCTGGCCCAGGTCAAGCAGGCCGCGGCGCGCGCGAACCGCGAGGTGGGCGTCCTCGATCCGAAGAAGCACGCCCTGATCGACGAGGCGTGCCAGCGCATCATCGACGGCGAGTTGCACGACCAGTTCGTCGTCGGCGTGATCCAGGGCGGCGCCGGCACGTCGACGAACATGAACGCCAACGAGGTCATCACGAACCTCGCGCTCGAGATCGCCGGGTATCCGAAGGCGCGGTACGACGTGCTGCATCCGATCGACGACGTCAATCGCAGCCAGTCGACCAACGATACGTACCCGACGGCGCTGAAGCTCGCGATGACGGCGTCGCTCACGACGATGCTCGCCGAACTCGACCAGCTCCGCATCGCGTTCGCCCGGAAGGGCCGGGAGTTCCACCACATCCTCAAGGTCGGGCGCACCCAGTTGCAGGATGCCGTGCCGATGACGCTGGGCCAGGAGTTCCACGGCTTCGCGACGACGCTCGGCGAGGACATCGCGCGCCTGCGCGAGACCATCAAGCTGCTGAGCGAGGTGAGCCTCGGCGCGACGGCGATCGGCACCGGCATCACGGCCGATCCGGGGTACGCCGCGGCCGCCGTCCGGCATCTCAGCGAGATCACGGGTCGCCGCCTGGAGACCGCGCCCGACCTCATCGAGGCGACGAGCGACACCGGCGTGTTCATGACGTTCTCGTCGGCGCTCAAGCGCAGCGCGATCAAGCTGTCGAAGATCTGCAACGACCTGCGTCTGCTCTCGTCGGGACCGCAGGCCGGTTTCGCGGAGATCAACCTGCCGCCGCGGCAGGCCGGTTCGTCGATCATGCCCGGCAAGGTGAACCCGGTGATCCCCGAGGCCGTCAGCCAGGTCGCCTACGCGATCGCGGGCGCCGACCTCACGGTGACGATGGCGGCGGAGAACGGCCAGTTGCAGCTCAACGCGTTCGAGCCGGTGATCGCCCATTCGCTGCTGCAGTCGATCACGTGGATGCGCCAGGCGTGCTGGACGCTCCGCGTCAACTGCGTCGACGGCATCACGGCGAACACCGAGCGGTTGGAGCTCATGGTCGGGTCGAGCGTCGGCGTGATCACGGCGCTGATCCCGTTCATCGGCTACGCGGAGGCGGCGAAGCTCGCGAAGGCGGCGCTGGCGACGGGTCGTCCGGTCGCCGACCTCGTCGTCGAGGCCGGGCTCATGACGCGGGCCGCGGTCGAGCAGCAGTTCGAGGCGGACCGGCTCTCCGGCGTGCGTCCGATCACGCAGGCGATCCCCGTGGCGCAGTTGAAGGCCGAGCCGCACGAGTAG
- a CDS encoding MarR family winged helix-turn-helix transcriptional regulator gives MDDLDRFFTLVRVETAWFEGLDEHLFRETGLRLAAFDLIRTIRETDGCRVQDIVHEIGITVGAVSKAVDRLERSGWVERRRHPTDRRSSVIVLTPAGTEQFERALPLVEREIANRFSALGTARTEALVDALRALRDGLEASD, from the coding sequence TTGGATGACCTCGACCGCTTCTTCACCCTCGTGCGCGTCGAGACCGCATGGTTCGAAGGACTCGACGAGCATCTCTTCCGCGAGACCGGGCTCCGCCTGGCCGCCTTCGACCTGATCCGGACGATCCGTGAGACCGACGGATGCCGCGTCCAGGACATCGTGCATGAGATCGGCATCACCGTCGGCGCCGTGAGCAAGGCCGTCGACCGCCTCGAACGCTCGGGATGGGTCGAACGACGACGGCATCCGACCGACCGACGATCATCCGTCATCGTGCTCACCCCCGCGGGCACCGAACAGTTCGAACGAGCGCTCCCCCTCGTCGAGCGCGAGATCGCGAACCGGTTCTCCGCGCTCGGAACCGCGCGCACCGAAGCGCTCGTCGACGCCCTGCGCGCACTCCGCGACGGGCTCGAGGCATCCGATTGA
- a CDS encoding alpha/beta hydrolase, translated as MESIYGSRGRVSRAEYDRISEAYAAARFGPDATVGQMREAFAAGAAPAPAGVACERVELGGRPALQLTAAARDGHPAGGALLYLHGGGFVIGSAETGAGVAGALAARTGATAYSLDYRLAPEDPFPAAVDDTLAAYRDLLDRAPADRIVVAGDSAGGGLAIAMLLAARDAGMPVPAGVAVFSPWVDLTLSGPSIESRDGDDPLFTPADLTWYAERYLPGPDRDVRARAPLASPALADLTGLPPMLVQVGGRELLLDDAVRLAARAAHDGVDIVLEVEAGAPHNVQTSVGSSPAAEVLLDRAGAFLATTLGDLTRAEVQAFVR; from the coding sequence ATGGAATCAATCTACGGGTCCAGGGGTCGCGTGTCACGCGCCGAGTACGACCGCATCTCCGAGGCCTACGCGGCCGCGAGGTTCGGGCCCGACGCGACGGTCGGGCAGATGCGCGAGGCGTTCGCGGCCGGCGCGGCGCCCGCGCCGGCCGGCGTCGCCTGCGAGCGCGTCGAGCTCGGCGGGCGACCTGCGCTGCAGCTGACCGCCGCGGCCCGGGACGGGCACCCGGCCGGGGGAGCCCTGCTCTACCTCCACGGCGGCGGGTTCGTCATCGGATCCGCCGAGACGGGCGCGGGGGTCGCCGGTGCACTCGCGGCGAGGACCGGGGCGACGGCGTACTCCCTCGACTATCGGCTCGCGCCGGAGGATCCGTTCCCCGCAGCGGTCGACGACACCCTCGCGGCGTACCGCGACCTGCTCGATCGCGCGCCCGCGGATCGGATCGTCGTCGCGGGCGATTCTGCAGGCGGCGGGCTCGCCATCGCGATGCTCCTCGCGGCGCGCGACGCCGGCATGCCCGTGCCGGCCGGGGTCGCCGTGTTCTCGCCGTGGGTCGATCTCACGCTCAGCGGCCCGTCGATCGAATCGCGCGACGGCGACGATCCGCTGTTCACCCCGGCGGACCTGACCTGGTACGCCGAGCGGTACCTGCCGGGGCCGGACCGCGACGTGCGAGCGCGCGCTCCGCTCGCGAGCCCGGCGCTCGCCGATCTCACCGGGCTCCCGCCGATGCTGGTGCAGGTCGGCGGCCGGGAGCTGCTCCTCGACGACGCGGTACGGCTGGCCGCCCGCGCCGCCCACGACGGCGTCGACATCGTGCTCGAGGTCGAGGCCGGGGCTCCGCACAACGTGCAGACCTCGGTCGGCTCATCGCCGGCGGCCGAGGTCCTGCTCGACCGCGCCGGCGCATTCCTCGCGACGACCCTCGGCGACCTCACGCGAGCGGAGGTGCAGGCGTTCGTCAGATGA